A window of the Vibrio fluvialis genome harbors these coding sequences:
- the rplL gene encoding 50S ribosomal protein L7/L12 codes for MSITNEQILDAIAEMTVMQVVELISAMEEKFGVTAAAAVVAGGAAAGAAVEEQTEFDVILASAGANKVSVIKAVRGATGLGLKEAKALVDGAPAALKEAVSKEEAEALKKELEEAGATVEVK; via the coding sequence ATGTCTATTACTAACGAGCAAATCCTAGACGCTATTGCAGAAATGACTGTAATGCAAGTTGTTGAACTGATCTCTGCAATGGAAGAGAAATTCGGTGTTACTGCTGCTGCTGCAGTTGTAGCTGGTGGTGCTGCTGCAGGCGCTGCTGTTGAAGAGCAAACTGAATTCGACGTAATCCTAGCTTCTGCTGGCGCGAACAAAGTTTCTGTAATCAAAGCAGTACGTGGCGCAACTGGCCTAGGTCTGAAAGAAGCTAAAGCTCTAGTTGACGGCGCTCCAGCTGCTCTGAAAGAAGCTGTATCTAAAGAAGAAGCTGAAGCACTGAAGAAAGAGCTTGAAGAAGCTGGTGCAACTGTTGAAGTTAAGTAA
- the rplJ gene encoding 50S ribosomal protein L10, translating to MALNLQDKKAIVAEVNEAASGALSAVVADSRGVQVAAMTTLRKQAREAGVYLRVVRNTLARRAVEGTAYECLQDVFVGPTLIGFSNEHPGAAARLFKDFAKENKAFEIKAAAYEGALTDVEVLATLPTYDEAIARLMMCMKEASAAKLARTIAAIRDQKEAAAA from the coding sequence ATGGCTTTAAATCTTCAAGACAAAAAAGCAATTGTCGCTGAAGTCAACGAAGCGGCCAGTGGTGCACTTTCTGCAGTTGTAGCTGACTCTCGTGGTGTACAAGTTGCTGCGATGACAACTCTACGTAAACAAGCTCGCGAAGCGGGTGTTTACCTACGTGTTGTTCGTAACACACTAGCACGTCGCGCAGTAGAAGGCACAGCTTACGAATGTCTACAAGACGTATTCGTAGGTCCTACTTTGATCGGCTTCTCTAACGAGCACCCAGGTGCTGCAGCGCGTCTTTTCAAAGACTTCGCTAAAGAGAACAAAGCGTTTGAGATCAAAGCAGCTGCATATGAAGGCGCACTGACTGACGTTGAAGTACTAGCGACGCTACCAACTTACGACGAAGCAATCGCACGTCTGATGATGTGCATGAAAGAAGCTTCTGCTGCTAAGCTGGCTCGCACTATCGCTGCTATCCGTGACCAAAAAGAAGCTGCTGCGGCTTAA
- the rplA gene encoding 50S ribosomal protein L1 encodes MAKLTKRMRTIREKVDVTKEYDINEAVALLKELATAKFVESVDVAVNLGIDARKSDQNVRGATVLPHGTGRDIRVAVFTQGANAEAAKEAGADLVGMEDLAEQVKKGEMNFDVVIASPDAMRVVGQLGTILGPRGLMPNPKVGTVTPNVAEAVKNAKAGQVRYRNDKNGIIHTTIGKVSFETEQLKENLEALLVALKKAKPSSAKGTFVKKVSISTTMGAGVAVDQATLTAQV; translated from the coding sequence ATGGCAAAACTAACTAAGCGCATGCGTACTATCCGCGAAAAAGTGGATGTAACTAAAGAGTACGACATCAACGAAGCTGTTGCTCTTCTGAAAGAACTTGCAACTGCAAAATTCGTAGAATCTGTTGACGTTGCTGTTAACCTAGGTATCGACGCTCGTAAATCTGACCAAAACGTTCGCGGTGCAACTGTACTGCCACACGGTACTGGTCGTGATATCCGCGTTGCTGTATTCACTCAAGGTGCTAACGCTGAAGCTGCGAAAGAAGCTGGCGCTGACCTAGTGGGTATGGAAGATCTTGCTGAGCAAGTTAAGAAAGGCGAAATGAACTTCGACGTAGTTATCGCATCTCCAGATGCAATGCGCGTTGTAGGTCAACTAGGTACTATCCTAGGTCCTCGCGGTCTTATGCCAAACCCTAAAGTTGGTACTGTAACTCCTAACGTTGCTGAAGCGGTTAAGAACGCTAAAGCAGGTCAGGTTCGTTACCGTAATGACAAGAACGGCATCATCCACACTACCATTGGTAAGGTGTCTTTCGAAACTGAACAACTTAAAGAGAACCTAGAAGCTCTGCTAGTTGCTCTGAAGAAAGCAAAACCTTCTTCTGCGAAAGGTACTTTCGTGAAGAAAGTAAGCATCTCTACTACTATGGGTGCTGGCGTTGCTGTTGATCAGGCTACTCTGACTGCTCAAGTATAA
- the rplK gene encoding 50S ribosomal protein L11 translates to MAKKVEAYIKLQVAAGMANPSPPVGPALGQRGVNIMEFCKAFNARTESMEKGLPTPVVITVYSDRSFTFETKTPPAAVLLKKAAGIKSGSGRPNTDKVGTITDAQIQEIAETKAADMTGADIEAMKRSIAGTARSMGLVVEG, encoded by the coding sequence ATGGCTAAGAAAGTTGAAGCTTATATCAAGCTGCAAGTTGCAGCGGGTATGGCTAACCCAAGTCCACCAGTTGGTCCTGCTCTAGGTCAACGTGGTGTGAACATCATGGAATTCTGTAAAGCGTTCAACGCACGTACAGAGTCTATGGAGAAAGGTCTACCTACTCCAGTTGTTATCACTGTATACAGCGACCGTTCTTTCACTTTTGAAACTAAGACTCCACCTGCAGCAGTTCTTCTGAAGAAAGCAGCTGGTATCAAGTCTGGTTCAGGTCGTCCAAACACTGATAAAGTGGGCACAATCACTGACGCTCAAATCCAAGAAATCGCAGAAACTAAAGCTGCTGACATGACTGGTGCTGATATCGAAGCAATGAAGCGTTCTATCGCAGGTACTGCTCGTTCAATGGGCCTAGTGGTTGAGGGTTAA
- the nusG gene encoding transcription termination/antitermination protein NusG, with amino-acid sequence MSEAPKKRWYVVQAFSGFEGRVAQSLREHIKMHGMEELFGEVLVPTEEVVEMRAGQRRKSERKFFPGYVLVQMIMNDESWHLVRSVPRVMGFIGGTSDRPAPITDKEADAILNRLEKASEAPRPKTMFEAGEVVRVNEGPFADFNGTVEEVDYEKSRLKVSVSIFGRATPVELEFGQVDKLD; translated from the coding sequence ATGAGTGAAGCTCCAAAAAAACGCTGGTATGTAGTTCAAGCCTTCTCGGGATTTGAAGGTCGTGTCGCCCAGTCACTTCGTGAACATATCAAAATGCATGGCATGGAAGAGTTGTTCGGTGAAGTTCTGGTTCCAACTGAAGAAGTTGTAGAAATGCGCGCCGGTCAACGCCGCAAAAGCGAACGTAAATTCTTCCCTGGTTACGTGTTAGTGCAAATGATCATGAATGATGAATCATGGCACTTGGTACGTAGCGTTCCTCGTGTAATGGGCTTCATTGGTGGTACCTCTGATCGTCCTGCACCTATCACAGATAAAGAAGCTGACGCTATTCTGAACCGTCTTGAGAAAGCGAGCGAAGCTCCACGTCCTAAGACTATGTTCGAAGCGGGCGAAGTGGTACGTGTTAACGAAGGTCCGTTTGCTGACTTCAACGGTACTGTTGAAGAAGTGGATTATGAGAAGAGCCGTCTGAAAGTGTCTGTATCGATCTTTGGTCGTGCAACACCGGTTGAGCTTGAATTTGGTCAGGTTGATAAACTTGATTAA
- the secE gene encoding preprotein translocase subunit SecE produces the protein MKANNAETPDSSSAADTLKWIVTFVLLAAAVVGNYLYGELSVVIRAAGVIVLIAAALGVAATTSKGKAAIIFARESRMEVRKVVWPTRQETMQTTLIVLAVSIVMALVLWGIDGIMVRLVAFATGV, from the coding sequence ATGAAAGCAAACAATGCTGAGACTCCTGATAGCTCAAGTGCAGCGGATACATTGAAGTGGATCGTCACTTTTGTACTGCTAGCTGCCGCTGTTGTGGGTAATTACCTGTATGGTGAATTGTCTGTAGTGATTCGCGCTGCAGGTGTGATTGTGTTGATTGCTGCTGCGCTTGGCGTTGCTGCAACCACATCAAAAGGTAAAGCCGCGATTATTTTTGCACGCGAATCTCGTATGGAAGTTCGCAAAGTTGTTTGGCCTACGCGTCAGGAAACAATGCAAACGACATTGATCGTGTTAGCTGTAAGTATTGTAATGGCTCTAGTGCTTTGGGGCATTGACGGCATTATGGTTCGTCTTGTTGCCTTTGCAACTGGGGTATAG